The following coding sequences are from one Ornithodoros turicata isolate Travis chromosome 1, ASM3712646v1, whole genome shotgun sequence window:
- the LOC135378125 gene encoding differentially expressed in FDCP 8-like isoform X2, producing MYNFFFCFKSHKYTEAVVIVDGRLRKYQDYIKMNAAVTDILSSAAGQISKVLRESGTVNGSDSLQHCEDHPQSPKLCDMKLIDAELGLSEEHFSCSEEHFGFCTIEELEIAIENCKEMILESEENSAKRKKLVVKLVQLRLKLQDIKDADVPSAEVRAVMGHHFEAHNYERAQQYCEKCCGSIWGVLYGFYCCKDCGYKCHYKCLNTITRTCAYRKVLEKPEYILDICPEQGLSAQNYRCVECQTRIFPQQGQPRRCEYTGRYYCSSCHWNSNSIIPARVVHNWDFSPRKVCRASLQFLRLMVKKPILDLEQLNPMLFSFVDDLKRVKKLRSDILVMKLYLTSCHAAQDSKLLLLLHKRQHFVENCHMYSLQDLVDLHDGSLLTYITQVHHVFFKHITIECQGCRGKGFLCTLCKSDQVLFPMEEDTVACPGCSTIYHKTCREQKKDPCHRCQRRSQQLQAKP from the exons atgtataatttttttttctgttttaaaAGCCATAAGTATACGGAAGCAGTAGTTATCGTAGACGGTCGTCTTCGGAAATATCAAGATTATATCAAGATGAACGCAGCGGTTACAGACATTTTAAGCTCAGCTGCGGGACAGATTTCCAAGGTCTTGAGAGAATCTGGAACTGTGAATGGCAGTGATTCATTACAGCATTGTGAAGATCATCCTCAAAGCCCCAAATTATGCG ATATGAAGTTGATCGACGCAGAACTGGGTCTCTCGGAAGAACACTTTTCATGCTCTGAG GAACATTTTGGATTTTGCACGATAGAAGAATTGGAGATTGCCATTGAGAACTGCAAAGAAATGATTCTCGAATCTGAAGAAAActctgcaaaaagaaaaaagctagttGTAAAGTTAGTTCAGCTGAGGTTGAAACTGCAAGATATAAAG GATGCCGATGTGCCGTCTGCTGAAGTAAGAGCTGTGATGGGACACCACTTTGAAGCCCATAATTATGAGCGTGCGCAGCAGTACTGCGAAAAATGCTGTGGAAGCATTTGGGGTGTATTATATGGCTTCTACTGTTGTAAAG ACTGTGGCTACAAGTGTCACTACAAGTGCCTCAACACAATCACAAGGACATGTGCCTACAGAAAA GTACTTGAAAAACCAGAGTACATCCTTGATATTTGCCCTGAGCAAGGATTGTCTGCTCAGAATTACAGATGTGTGGAATGTCAAACAAGGATATTTCCTC AACAAGGACAGCCTCGTCGATGTGAGTACACAGGGCGCTACTACTGCTCAAGTTGCCACTGGAACAGCAACAGCATCATCCCAGCACGAGTAGTGCATAACTGGGACTTCTCACCCAGAAAG GTTTGCCGTGCATCGCTACAGTTCTTAAGACTCATGGTGAAGAAACCAATCTTGGACCTAGAACAGCTAAATCCAATGCTATTTTCCTTTGTGGATGACTTAAAGCGTGTGAAG AAACTACGCAGTGACATCCTGGTGATGAAGTTGTACTTGACATCATGCCATGCAGCTCAGGATAGCAAGCTGCTACTGCTATTGCACAAGCGACAGCATTTTGTTGAGAACTGTCACATGTATTCACTTCAAGACCTAGTGGATCTTCATGATGGCTCGCTCCTTACCTACATCACTCAAGTCCATCATGTGTTCTTCAAACATATCACCATTGAATGTCAG GGGTGCCGTGGCAAAGGATTCCTCTGCACCCTGTGCAAAAGTGACCAAGTCCTCTTTCCCATGGAAGAAGATACAGTTGCCTGCCCAGGCTGTTCCACCATTTATCACAA AACTTGCAGGGAGCAGAAGAAAGATCCTTGTCATCGCTGCCAACGACGGTCTCAGCAACTCCAGGCAAAACCTTGA
- the LOC135378125 gene encoding differentially expressed in FDCP 8-like isoform X1, producing MYNFFFCFKSHKYTEAVVIVDGRLRKYQDYIKMNAAVTDILSSAAGQISKVLRESGTVNGSDSLQHCEDHPQSPKLCDMKLIDAELGLSEEHFSCSEEHFGFCTIEELEIAIENCKEMILESEENSAKRKKLVVKLVQLRLKLQDIKDADVPSAEVRAVMGHHFEAHNYERAQQYCEKCCGSIWGVLYGFYCCKDCGYKCHYKCLNTITRTCAYRKVLEKPEYILDICPEQGLSAQNYRCVECQTRIFPRFVVLGWTGSALTSYSLGSLIEQGQPRRCEYTGRYYCSSCHWNSNSIIPARVVHNWDFSPRKVCRASLQFLRLMVKKPILDLEQLNPMLFSFVDDLKRVKKLRSDILVMKLYLTSCHAAQDSKLLLLLHKRQHFVENCHMYSLQDLVDLHDGSLLTYITQVHHVFFKHITIECQGCRGKGFLCTLCKSDQVLFPMEEDTVACPGCSTIYHKTCREQKKDPCHRCQRRSQQLQAKP from the exons atgtataatttttttttctgttttaaaAGCCATAAGTATACGGAAGCAGTAGTTATCGTAGACGGTCGTCTTCGGAAATATCAAGATTATATCAAGATGAACGCAGCGGTTACAGACATTTTAAGCTCAGCTGCGGGACAGATTTCCAAGGTCTTGAGAGAATCTGGAACTGTGAATGGCAGTGATTCATTACAGCATTGTGAAGATCATCCTCAAAGCCCCAAATTATGCG ATATGAAGTTGATCGACGCAGAACTGGGTCTCTCGGAAGAACACTTTTCATGCTCTGAG GAACATTTTGGATTTTGCACGATAGAAGAATTGGAGATTGCCATTGAGAACTGCAAAGAAATGATTCTCGAATCTGAAGAAAActctgcaaaaagaaaaaagctagttGTAAAGTTAGTTCAGCTGAGGTTGAAACTGCAAGATATAAAG GATGCCGATGTGCCGTCTGCTGAAGTAAGAGCTGTGATGGGACACCACTTTGAAGCCCATAATTATGAGCGTGCGCAGCAGTACTGCGAAAAATGCTGTGGAAGCATTTGGGGTGTATTATATGGCTTCTACTGTTGTAAAG ACTGTGGCTACAAGTGTCACTACAAGTGCCTCAACACAATCACAAGGACATGTGCCTACAGAAAA GTACTTGAAAAACCAGAGTACATCCTTGATATTTGCCCTGAGCAAGGATTGTCTGCTCAGAATTACAGATGTGTGGAATGTCAAACAAGGATATTTCCTC GCTTTGTCGTTCTGGGCTGGACTGGCAGCGCTTTGACGTCCTACTCTCTTGGGTCCCTGATAGAACAAGGACAGCCTCGTCGATGTGAGTACACAGGGCGCTACTACTGCTCAAGTTGCCACTGGAACAGCAACAGCATCATCCCAGCACGAGTAGTGCATAACTGGGACTTCTCACCCAGAAAG GTTTGCCGTGCATCGCTACAGTTCTTAAGACTCATGGTGAAGAAACCAATCTTGGACCTAGAACAGCTAAATCCAATGCTATTTTCCTTTGTGGATGACTTAAAGCGTGTGAAG AAACTACGCAGTGACATCCTGGTGATGAAGTTGTACTTGACATCATGCCATGCAGCTCAGGATAGCAAGCTGCTACTGCTATTGCACAAGCGACAGCATTTTGTTGAGAACTGTCACATGTATTCACTTCAAGACCTAGTGGATCTTCATGATGGCTCGCTCCTTACCTACATCACTCAAGTCCATCATGTGTTCTTCAAACATATCACCATTGAATGTCAG GGGTGCCGTGGCAAAGGATTCCTCTGCACCCTGTGCAAAAGTGACCAAGTCCTCTTTCCCATGGAAGAAGATACAGTTGCCTGCCCAGGCTGTTCCACCATTTATCACAA AACTTGCAGGGAGCAGAAGAAAGATCCTTGTCATCGCTGCCAACGACGGTCTCAGCAACTCCAGGCAAAACCTTGA